The following proteins come from a genomic window of Micromonospora zamorensis:
- a CDS encoding phospholipase: protein MHEHAYGPSETGSVVLDLGGDTGALIVYTSPDLHGREIEISREGERRVHSAVRERRVRDGSFHTAVYPDLPSGIYTVWWDDKTSAGTVSVHGGGITEFVWPSSGFGVAS from the coding sequence ATGCACGAGCACGCGTACGGGCCGTCGGAGACCGGGAGCGTCGTCCTCGATCTGGGCGGCGACACCGGTGCCCTGATCGTCTACACGAGCCCGGATCTGCACGGTCGGGAGATCGAGATCAGCCGCGAGGGCGAGCGGCGGGTCCACTCGGCGGTGCGTGAGCGCCGGGTGCGGGACGGCTCGTTCCACACAGCGGTCTATCCCGATCTGCCGTCCGGAATTTATACCGTCTGGTGGGACGACAAGACGTCCGCCGGCACGGTTTCTGTCCATGGTGGAGGGATAACCGAGTTCGTGTGGCCCAGCAGCGGTTTCGGGGTCGCCAGCTGA
- a CDS encoding DUF3499 domain-containing protein, with amino-acid sequence MRSPRRCSRNGCPRQAVATLTYVYNESTAVVGPLAAFAEPHTYDLCEPHARSLTAPRGWDVVRHEGEFEPPPPTTDDLVALAEAVREAARPAPAPRPPDPGQHHENPNQTGRRGHLRVIPPNH; translated from the coding sequence GTGAGGTCACCACGGCGCTGCTCCCGTAACGGCTGCCCCCGGCAAGCGGTCGCCACATTGACCTATGTCTACAACGAGTCGACAGCGGTGGTAGGGCCGCTGGCGGCGTTCGCCGAGCCGCACACGTACGACCTGTGTGAGCCGCACGCCCGCAGCCTGACCGCACCCCGCGGCTGGGACGTGGTCCGGCACGAGGGTGAGTTCGAGCCGCCGCCGCCCACCACGGACGATCTGGTGGCGCTGGCCGAGGCGGTCCGCGAAGCCGCCCGCCCGGCCCCCGCCCCTCGCCCCCCGGACCCGGGTCAGCACCACGAGAACCCGAACCAGACCGGCCGGCGAGGCCACCTCCGCGTAATCCCCCCCAACCACTAA
- a CDS encoding DUF397 domain-containing protein → MDMTDARWRTATRSSNNGGDCVEVADNLPGRVLVRDSKDRDGGTLAFAPAAWSSFVDVVRRSDR, encoded by the coding sequence ATGGACATGACCGACGCCCGCTGGCGCACGGCGACCCGCAGCAGCAACAACGGCGGCGACTGCGTCGAGGTGGCCGACAACCTGCCCGGTCGGGTGCTGGTGCGCGACAGCAAGGACCGCGACGGCGGCACCCTGGCCTTCGCGCCGGCCGCCTGGTCGTCCTTCGTCGACGTTGTCCGTCGGTCCGACCGCTGA
- a CDS encoding WhiB family transcriptional regulator gives MDGQLEVADLLGNAPEWQERALCSQTDPEAFFPEKGGSTREAKRICSRCEVKTECLEYALGHDERFGIWGGLSERERRKLKRRAA, from the coding sequence ATGGACGGCCAGCTTGAGGTGGCCGACCTGCTCGGAAACGCGCCGGAGTGGCAGGAGCGAGCGCTGTGCTCGCAGACCGACCCCGAGGCGTTCTTTCCCGAGAAGGGCGGCTCGACCCGCGAGGCGAAGAGGATCTGTTCGCGCTGCGAGGTCAAGACGGAATGCCTTGAATACGCTCTGGGTCACGACGAGCGGTTCGGCATCTGGGGTGGGCTCTCCGAGCGGGAGCGGCGCAAGTTGAAGCGGCGGGCCGCCTGA
- a CDS encoding metallopeptidase family protein yields MTSPEHRRPGSGRRAHRDRHGRGLRGRLVPATVPLARTKAEVFDDLVLDTVETLERRFAKELAGVEFAVEDVPPDLNVYDSDVLEDGEVPLARLLPGRPGRQEVPPRIVLYRRPLEFRAMDREDLADLVHDVIIEQVANLLGVDPDELA; encoded by the coding sequence ATGACGAGCCCGGAACACCGCCGCCCCGGCTCCGGCCGGCGTGCGCACCGTGACCGGCACGGGCGCGGCCTGCGCGGGCGGCTGGTGCCGGCCACCGTGCCGCTGGCGCGGACCAAGGCCGAGGTCTTCGACGACCTGGTCCTGGACACCGTGGAGACGCTGGAGCGTCGGTTCGCCAAGGAGCTGGCCGGGGTCGAGTTCGCCGTCGAGGACGTCCCGCCTGACCTGAACGTGTACGACTCCGATGTGCTGGAGGACGGCGAGGTCCCGCTGGCCCGGCTGCTGCCCGGCCGCCCGGGCCGGCAGGAGGTGCCACCGCGGATCGTGCTGTACCGGCGACCCCTGGAGTTCCGGGCGATGGACCGTGAGGACCTCGCCGATCTCGTGCATGACGTGATCATCGAGCAGGTGGCGAACCTTCTCGGGGTCGACCCCGACGAGCTGGCCTGA
- a CDS encoding Scr1 family TA system antitoxin-like transcriptional regulator, producing MAEAGETVESLAEKVRVDPKTAARWLAAGRIPHSRTRVAVAQVLRRDAADLWPEPFRRRDLPWFRPWAELEQDATSIRSYQPLLVPGLLQTEGYARAVLGTGGLLPPSEVDLIVASRLERQAVLGRDAPPQLVTVIDEVVLRRLVGDRAVMSGQLTHLAAVAEWEHVQVRVIPAESPWHTGLAGPFVLGRLPDGTELAYLDNQLRGQVVTDPVDVASLGRRWESVTGEALPQRRSIELIREVATTWT from the coding sequence ATGGCCGAGGCGGGGGAGACTGTCGAATCGCTGGCGGAGAAGGTTCGCGTCGACCCCAAGACGGCCGCGCGGTGGCTTGCCGCGGGGCGCATTCCGCACTCGCGTACCCGGGTCGCGGTGGCCCAGGTGCTGCGTCGGGACGCGGCCGACCTCTGGCCGGAGCCGTTCCGCCGCCGTGACCTGCCGTGGTTCCGACCGTGGGCCGAGCTTGAACAGGATGCCACCTCGATCCGCTCCTACCAGCCGCTGCTCGTGCCGGGCCTGCTCCAGACCGAGGGGTACGCTCGCGCGGTGCTGGGCACCGGTGGCCTGCTCCCACCGTCCGAGGTGGATCTGATCGTGGCGAGCCGCCTCGAACGGCAGGCGGTCCTCGGCCGCGATGCCCCGCCGCAGCTCGTGACGGTGATCGACGAGGTGGTGCTGCGCCGGCTGGTCGGTGACCGCGCCGTGATGTCCGGGCAGTTGACCCACCTGGCGGCGGTTGCCGAGTGGGAGCACGTGCAGGTCCGGGTCATCCCGGCCGAGAGTCCGTGGCACACCGGTCTGGCGGGTCCCTTCGTGCTGGGCCGCCTGCCCGACGGGACGGAATTGGCGTATCTCGACAACCAGCTCCGTGGTCAGGTCGTGACCGATCCCGTCGACGTCGCTAGCCTGGGTCGGAGGTGGGAGAGCGTCACCGGTGAGGCGTTACCCCAACGCAGGTCGATCGAGCTGATCAGGGAAGTGGCCACGACATGGACATGA
- a CDS encoding DUF4331 domain-containing protein, whose amino-acid sequence MSSHREAPEIAKDPVADSSDLYAFVSPDKRDTVTLIANYVPLQLPSGGPNFFEFGDDVRYEIHIDNDGDGRPDVTYRFEFTTEITNPNSFLYNTGPIDSLDSRNWNRRQFYSLTRVADGREHRLAHKLPCPPCNVGPLSTPKYSELVRQATYSLSTGERVFAGQRADGFFVDLGAIFDLGTLRPFQQLHVAGKKIFKAEGEPVNATDRMNVHSIAVQVPLDRVRRSANRYGAGDRASVIGVWTSASRRQVRVLGDRGAADTATGPFTQVSRLGNPLFNEVIVPMSKKDLWNSLPPSEDKRFAQFVEQPELAALLPALYPDVFPNLDKLTKARKARADLVAILLTGIPAGLIDGFTNTTGDVQADMLRLNTAIPPTRQPDRFGVLGGDLAGFPNGRRVGDDVVSIALRAIAGVTVPLVDRTFRPDAAAAAVTPGLSAADVTAPFLGNFPYLGTPYDGFNNPSPAAS is encoded by the coding sequence ATGTCTTCCCACCGCGAGGCCCCGGAGATAGCCAAGGATCCGGTCGCCGACAGCTCCGACCTGTACGCGTTCGTCAGCCCCGACAAGCGCGACACGGTCACGTTGATCGCCAACTACGTACCGTTGCAGCTCCCCTCCGGGGGCCCGAACTTCTTCGAGTTCGGCGACGACGTGCGCTATGAGATCCATATCGACAACGACGGCGACGGCCGTCCGGATGTCACCTACCGGTTCGAATTCACCACCGAGATCACCAATCCGAACAGTTTTCTCTACAACACCGGCCCGATCGATTCGCTGGACAGCAGGAACTGGAACCGGCGGCAGTTCTACAGCCTGACCCGGGTGGCCGACGGCCGGGAGCACCGGCTGGCCCACAAGCTGCCCTGCCCGCCGTGCAATGTCGGCCCGCTGTCCACCCCGAAGTACTCCGAGCTGGTGCGGCAAGCCACCTACTCGCTCTCCACCGGGGAGCGGGTCTTCGCCGGGCAGCGTGCGGACGGCTTCTTCGTCGACCTGGGGGCGATCTTCGACCTCGGCACGTTGCGGCCGTTCCAGCAGCTGCACGTCGCCGGCAAGAAGATCTTCAAGGCCGAGGGGGAGCCGGTCAACGCCACCGACCGGATGAACGTGCACAGCATCGCCGTGCAGGTGCCGTTGGACCGGGTCCGCCGGAGTGCCAACCGTTACGGCGCGGGTGACCGGGCCTCGGTGATCGGGGTGTGGACGTCGGCGTCGCGCCGGCAGGTGCGGGTGCTCGGCGACCGGGGCGCTGCGGACACCGCCACCGGCCCGTTCACCCAGGTCTCCCGGTTGGGCAATCCACTGTTCAACGAGGTCATCGTGCCGATGTCCAAGAAGGACCTGTGGAACTCGCTGCCGCCGTCGGAGGACAAGCGGTTCGCGCAGTTCGTCGAGCAGCCGGAGCTGGCGGCATTGCTGCCGGCGCTCTACCCGGACGTCTTCCCCAACCTGGACAAGCTCACCAAGGCCAGGAAGGCGCGCGCCGACCTGGTGGCGATCCTGCTCACCGGCATACCAGCCGGGTTGATCGACGGCTTCACCAACACCACCGGCGACGTGCAGGCCGACATGCTGCGGCTGAACACCGCGATCCCGCCGACCCGGCAGCCGGACCGGTTCGGGGTGCTCGGTGGCGACCTGGCCGGCTTCCCGAACGGTCGGCGTGTCGGCGACGACGTGGTGAGCATCGCGTTGCGGGCGATCGCCGGGGTGACCGTCCCGCTGGTGGACAGGACGTTCCGCCCGGACGCGGCGGCCGCCGCTGTCACCCCGGGGCTGAGCGCCGCCGACGTGACAGCGCCGTTCCTCGGAAACTTCCCCTACCTCGGTACGCCGTACGACGGGTTCAACAACCCGTCGCCGGCGGCGTCCTGA
- a CDS encoding polyamine ABC transporter substrate-binding protein, giving the protein MRTPLRPLSRRGLLSGTLGSAALLALGSGLAGCGTKGAQQTEAGCVSEDLSGTERKLVFSNWPQYLDVDEKDESKRPSLDEFVRKTGIAVTYTEDINDNNEFFGKVQHQLAACQSTDRDIIVLSDWMAARMSRLGWIQKLDPAKIPNVRANLLSSLLDRSFDTENRLSIPWQSGLAGLAYNGNVTKELRTVDELLTRPDLKGRVTALSEMRDTMGLLLGAAGHDPANFTSAQFDDALTTLKKAVDSGQIRRFTGNDYAPDLAKGDIAACIGWSGDVVQLSGADEKVRFVAPDSGVMLYSDNMMVPNKATHKANAEQLINYYYEPAVAARLAAYVNYICPVKGAQAEMEKIDPELAANPLIFPDEALLSKSTLFMALDEKQEKEYEGKFQQVIGA; this is encoded by the coding sequence ATGCGTACTCCCCTCCGGCCCCTATCCCGGCGTGGACTACTCAGCGGCACTCTCGGTTCGGCTGCCCTGCTGGCCCTGGGCAGCGGCCTTGCCGGCTGCGGCACCAAGGGCGCCCAGCAGACCGAGGCCGGCTGCGTCAGCGAGGACCTGTCCGGCACCGAGCGCAAGCTCGTCTTCTCCAACTGGCCGCAGTACCTGGACGTGGATGAGAAGGACGAGTCCAAGCGGCCCAGCCTTGACGAGTTCGTCCGGAAGACCGGCATCGCGGTCACCTACACCGAGGACATCAACGACAACAACGAGTTCTTCGGCAAGGTGCAGCACCAGCTCGCCGCCTGCCAGAGCACCGACCGGGACATCATCGTGCTGAGCGACTGGATGGCGGCCCGGATGAGCCGGCTCGGCTGGATCCAGAAGCTCGACCCGGCGAAGATCCCGAACGTGCGGGCCAACCTGCTGTCGTCGCTGCTCGACCGGTCCTTCGACACCGAGAACCGGCTCTCCATCCCGTGGCAGTCCGGCCTCGCCGGGTTGGCGTACAACGGCAACGTCACCAAAGAGCTGCGGACCGTCGACGAGCTGCTCACCCGCCCCGACCTCAAGGGCCGGGTGACCGCGCTCAGCGAGATGCGCGACACGATGGGCCTGCTGCTCGGTGCGGCGGGGCACGACCCGGCCAACTTCACGAGCGCACAGTTCGACGACGCGCTCACCACGCTCAAGAAGGCTGTCGACTCAGGGCAGATCCGCAGGTTCACCGGCAACGACTACGCACCCGACCTGGCCAAGGGCGACATCGCCGCCTGCATCGGCTGGTCCGGCGATGTCGTCCAGCTCTCCGGCGCGGACGAGAAGGTCAGGTTCGTCGCGCCCGACTCCGGGGTGATGCTCTACAGCGACAACATGATGGTGCCCAACAAGGCCACCCACAAGGCGAACGCCGAGCAGCTCATCAACTACTACTACGAGCCGGCGGTCGCCGCGAGGCTCGCTGCGTACGTCAACTACATCTGCCCGGTCAAGGGCGCACAGGCCGAGATGGAGAAGATCGACCCCGAGTTGGCGGCCAACCCGCTGATCTTCCCCGACGAGGCCCTGCTGTCGAAGTCCACGCTGTTCATGGCCCTGGACGAGAAGCAGGAGAAGGAGTACGAGGGCAAGTTCCAGCAGGTCATCGGGGCGTGA